The Sardina pilchardus chromosome 19, fSarPil1.1, whole genome shotgun sequence genome window below encodes:
- the LOC134065834 gene encoding myosin-7-like — protein MGDALMAEFGHAAPFLRKSDMERLEAQTRPFDIKRACFVTDPEVEFVKGVVQSRDGDKVTVLTEFDKTVTVKEDNVHQQNPPKYDKIEDMAMFTFLHEPAVLFNLKERYAAWMIYTYSGLFCVTVNPYKWLPVYDKEVVAAYRGKKRSEAPPHIFSISDNAYQYMLADRENQSVLITGESGAGKTVNTKRVIQYFASIAAAAPGKKDPSLEKKGTLEDQIIQCNPALEAFGNAKTIRNDNSSRFGKFIRIHFGVNGKLSSADIETYLLEKSRVTFQLKAERDYHIFYQILSQQKPELLEMLLITSNPYDYAFISQGQTQVASICDADELMATDDAFDVLGFSQEEKNGIYKLTGSIMHYGNMKFKNKQREEQAEADGTEDADKVAYLMGLNSADLIKGLCHPRVKVGNEWVTKGQNVNQVYYSIGALSKSVYEKMFNWMVVKINLTLDTKQPRQHYIGVLDIAGFEIFDFNTFEQLCINFTNEKLQQFFNHHMFVLEQEEYKKEGIEWTFIDFGMDLAACIELIEKPMGIMSILEEECMFPKASDSTFKAKLYDNHLGKNACFQKPRIVKGRPEAHFSLVHYAGTVDYNIGNWLVKNKDPLNETVVGLFQKSSLKMLCALFANYAGADSVQEEKSGGKKKKGSSFQTVSALHRENLNKLMTNLRSTHPHFVRCIIPNETKTPGAMENPLVMHQLRCNGVLEGIRICRKGFPNRILYPDFKQRYRILNPAAIPEGQFIDPKKGAEKLLGSLDIDHEQYRFGHTKVFFKAGLLGVLEEMRDDRLALIITGLQSRARGMLARIEFQKIVERRDALLVIQWNVRAFMGVKNWPWMKMYFKIKPLLKSAESEKEMANMKEEFLKLKEAYAKSEARRKELEEKMVSILQEKNDLQLQVQTEQDSLCDAEERCEGLIKSKIQLEAKSKELAERLEDEEEMNSELTAKKRKLEDECSELKKDIDDLELTLAKVEKEKHATENKVKNLTEEMAALDEIIAKLTKEKKALQEAHQQTLDDLQSEEDKVNTLTKAKTKLEQQVDDLEGSLEQEKKLRMDLERAKRKLEGDLKLTQESLMDLENDKQQLEERLKKKDFEISQLNSKIEDEQAMSAQLQKKLKELQARIEELEEELEAERAARAKVEKQRADLARELEEISERLEEAGGATAAQIEMNKKREAEFQKLRRDLEESTLQHEATASTLRKKHADSVADLGEQIDNLQRVKQKLEKEKSELRLELDDIVSNMEQVSKAKTNLEKMCRTLEDQMSEYRTKAEEGQRSINDLTMQKAKLQTENGEFARQLEEKDSLVSQLTRGKQSYTQQAEDLKRQLEEEVKAKNALAHAVQSARHDSDLLREQYEEEQEAKAELQRSLSKANSEVAQWRTKYETDAIQRTEELEDAKKKLAQRLQDAEEAVEAVNAKCSSLEKTKHRLQNEIEDLMVDVERSNAAAAALDKRQRNFDKVLAEWKQKYEESQTELESAQKESRSLGTELFKLKNSYEESLDHLETMKRENKNLQEEISDLTEQLGETGKSIHELEKARKTLEQEKAEIQTALEEAEGTLEHEEGKILRAQLEFNQVKADIERKLTEKDEEMEQAKRNQQRVVDTLQSSLESETRSRNEALRVKKKMEGDLNEMEIQLSQANRQAAEAQKQLKGLHSHMKDAQLQLDDALRNNDDLKENTAIVERRSNLLQAELDELRSLVEQTERGRKLAEQELLDVSERVQLLHSQNTSLLNQKKKLEGDTSQLQNEVEEAVQECRNAEEKAKKAITDAAMMAEELKKEQDTSSHLERMKKNMEQTIKDLQHRLDEAEQIAMKGGKKQIQKLESRVRELESEVEVEQRKASDSVKGIRKYERRIKELTYQTEEDKKNLHRLQDLVDKLQLKVKSFKRTSEEAEEQANSNLGKFRKLQHELDEAEERADIAESQVNKMRAKSRDAGGKKGHDEE, from the exons ATGGGTGATGCATTGATGGCAGAGTTTGGGCATGCGGCCCCATTTCTGAGGAAGTCAGATATGGAGCGTCTGGAGGCCCAGACTCGCCCCTTTGACATTAAGAGGGCCTGCTTCGTGACAGACCCTGAGGTTGAATTTGTGAAGGGAGTGGTCCAAAGTAGAGATGGTGACAAAGTCACTGTTCTTACTGAGTTTGATAAG ACTGTCACTGTAAAAGAGGACAATGTCCACCAACAGAATCCGCCAAAGTATGACAAAATTGAGGACATGGCGATGTTCACCTTCCTGCATgagcctgctgtgctgtttaaCCTCAAAGAGCGTTACGCAGCCTGGATGATCTAC ACCTACTCTGGGTTGTTCTGTGTCACTGTCAATCCCTACAAGTGGTTGCCAGTGTACGACAAGGAAGTTGTGGCTGCTTACAGAGGCAAGAAAAGATCAGAAGCCCCTCCCCACATATTCTCCATCTCTGACAATGCTTACCAGTACATGCTCGCAG acagagagaaccaGTCTGTCCTTATCAC CGGAGAATCTGGTGCCGGAAAGACTGTGAACACCAAAAGAGTCATCCAGTACTTTGCTAGCATTGCAGCAGCAGCCCCTGGAAAGAAGGACCCCAGTTTGGAGAAAAAG GGCACATTGGAAGATCAAATCATCCAGTGTAACCCTGCTCTGGAGGCTTTTGGCAATGCCAAGACCATCAGAAATGACAACTCCTCCCGATTC GGTAAATTCATCCGTATCCACTTCGGTGTGAATGGCAAGCTATCCTCAGCAGATATTGAGACCT ATCTGCTGGAGAAGTCCCGGGTCACTTTTCAGCTCAAGGCTGAGAGAGACTACCACATCTTCTACCAGATCCTGTCCCAACAGAAACCGGAGCTGCTGG AGATGCTGTTGATCACCTCCAACCCTTATGACTACGCGTTCATCTCCCAAGGACAGACACAAGTAGCCTCTATTTGTGATGCTGATGAGCTGATGGCTACTGAT GATGCCTTTGATGTGCTGGGCTTTTCTCAAGAGGAGAAAAACGGTATTTACAAGCTGACTGGTTCCATTATGCACTATGGCAACATGAAGTTCAAGaacaagcagagagaggagcaggcagaGGCTGATGGCACTGAGG ATGCCGACAAAGTCGCTTACCTCATGGGCCTGAACTCTGCTGACCTCATCAAGGGTCTGTGTCACCCAAGGGTCAAAGTAGGAAACGAGTGGGTCACCAAAGGACAGAATGTAAATCAG GTGTACTACTCTATCGGAGCCCTGTCCAAGTCAGTGTATGAGAAGATGTTCAACTGGATGGTTGTCAAGATCAACCTAACCTTGGACACCAAACAGCCTCGCCAGCACTATATTGGTGTGCTGGATATTGCTGGATTTGAGATCTTTGAT TTCAACACCTTTGAACAACTTTGCATCAACTTCACTAATGAGAAGCTGCAGCAGTTCTTCAACCACCACATGTTTGTGCTGGAGCAAGAGGAGTACAAGAAGGAGGGCATTGAGTGGACGTTCATTGACTTTGGCATGGACTTGGCCGCTTGCATTGAGCTCATTGAGAAA CCCATGGGTATCATGTCCATCCTTGAGGAGGAGTGCATGTTCCCCAAAGCCAGTGATTCAACATTCAAAGCTAAGCTTTATGACAACCATTTGGGCAAAAATGCCTGCTTCCAGAAGCCAAGGATTGTCAAGGGGAGACCAGAGGCCCATTTCTCCCTGGTTCACTATGCTGGCACTGTTGATTATAACATTGGCAACTGGCTGGTGAAGAACAAAGACCCTCTCAATGAGACTGTGGTCGGACTCTTTCAGAAATCATCTCTTAAGATGTTGTGTGCTCTCTTCGCTAACTATGCTGGTGCTGACTCAG TCCAAGAAGAGAAGTCTGGcggcaagaagaagaagggttCTTCTTTCCAGACTGTATCCGCCCTTCACAGG GAGAATCTGAACAAGCTGATGACCAACTTGAGGTCAACTCACCCCCACTTCGTGCGCTGCATCATCCCCAACGAGACCAAGACTCCTGGGGCCATGGAGAATCCTCTGGTCATGCACCAGCTGCGCTGTAACGGTGTGCTGGAAGGCATCAGGATCTGCAGAAAGGGCTTCCCCAACAGGATCCTGTATCCTGACTTCAAACAGAG ATACCGTATCCTGAATCCTGCAGCTATCCCTGAGGGACAGTTCATTGACCCCAAGAAAGGAGCAGAAAAACTGCTTGGATCCCTGGATATTGACCATGAGCAGTACAGATTCGGACACACTAAG GTGTTCTTCAAAGCTGGTCTCCTGGGTGTCCTTGAGGAGATGAGAGACGACCGTCTTGCTCTAATCATCACTGGTTTGCAATCAAGAGCAAGAGGAATGCTGGCAAGAATTGAATTCCAGAAGATTGTTGAACGCAG GGATGCCCTTCTTGTCATTCAGTGGAACGTCCGTGCATTCATGGGGGTCAAGAATTGGCCCTGGATGAAAATGTACTTCAAGATCAAGCCCCTGCTGAAGTCTGCTGAGTCTGAGAAAGAGATGGCAAACATGAAGGAAGAATTCCTGAAGCTGAAGGAGGCCTATGCCAAATCTGAGGCTCGTAGgaaagagctggaggagaaaaTGGTTTCGATTCTCCAAGAGAAAAATGACCTCCAACTTCAAGTCCAGACT GAACAAGACAGTCTTTGTGATGCTGAGGAACGATGTGAAGGTCTGATCAAGAGCAAGATCCAACTTGAGGCCAAATCCAAGGAGCTGGCTGAGAGActggaagatgaagaggagatgAATTCAGAGCTCACTGCAAAGAAGAGGAAATTGGAGGATGAGTGCTCTGAGCTAAAGAAGGATATTGATGATCTGGAGCTCACCCTAGCTaaagtagagaaagagaaacatgcCACTGAGAATAAG GTTAAAAATCTGACTGAAGAGATGGCAGCACTGGATGAAATCATTGCCAAGCTGACCAAGGAGAAGAAAGCACTGCAGGAGGCTCATCAGCAAACGCTGGATGACCTTCAGAGTGAGGAGGACAAAGTCAACACTCTGACCAAGGCCAAAACCAAGCTGGAACAGCAAGTTGATGAT CTTGAAGGGTCCCTGGAACAGGAAAAGAAACTCAGGATGGATCTTGAGAGAGCTAAGAGGAAGCTTGAGGGTGACTTAAAGTTGACCCAAGAAAGTCTTATGGACTTGGAGAATGACAAACAGCAGCTAGAAGAGCGGCTGAAGAA GAAAGACTTTGAGATCAGTCAACTTAATAGCAAGATTGAAGATGAACAAGCTATGAGTGCCCAGCTCCAGAAGAAACTGAAGGAGCTGCAG GCTCGCAttgaggagctggaggaagagTTAGAGGCTGAGAGAGCTGCCCGAGCCAAAGTGGAGAAGCAGCGGGCAGACCTGGccagagagctggaggagatcagtgagaggctggaggaggctgGAGGTGCCACTGCTGCCCAGATTGAGATGAACAAGAAGAGGGAGGCTGAGTTCCAGAAGCTGCGCAGAGATCTTGAGGAGTCCACTCTGCAACATGAGGCCACTGCTTCCACACTGAGGAAGAAGCATGCAGACAGTGTAGCTGACCTCGGGGAGCAGATTGACAACCTTCAGAGAGTAAAGCAAAAgcttgagaaggagaagagtgagCTCCGTCTGGAGTTGGACGATATTGTCTCTAACATGGAGCAGGTCTCTAAGGCCAAG ACAAATTTGGAGAAGATGTGCAGAACACTGGAGGACCAGATGAGTGAATACAGAACGAAGGCTGAGGAAGGCCAGCGCTCCATCAATGACCTCACCATGCAGAAAGCCAAGCTTCAAACTGAAAATG GTGAGTTTGCAAGACAGTTGGAAGAGAAAGACTCACTTGTTTCTCAACTGACAAGAGGCAAACAGTCCTACACGCAGCAGGCTGAGGATCTCAAGAGGCAACTTGAGGAGGAAGTGAAG GCCAAGAACGCACTAGCCCATGCAGTGCAGTCTGCGCGCCACGACTCTGACCTCCTGAGGGAGCAGtatgaggaggagcaggaggccaaGGCTGAGCTGCAGCGCAGTCTCTCCAAGGCCAACTCTGAGGTGGCTCAGTGGAGAACCAAGTACGAGACTGATGCCATCCAGAGAACTGAGGAGCTGGAAGATGCCAA GAAAAAGCTGGCTCAACGTCTGCAAGATGCAGAGGAAGCTGTGGAGGCCGTCAATGCCAAATGCTCCTCCCTGGAGAAAACTAAGCATAGACTGCAGAATGAGATTGAAGATCTCATGGTAGATGTGGAGCGAtccaatgctgctgctgctgctctagaCAAGAGACAAAGAAACTTTGATAAG GTCTTGGCTGAGTGGAAGCAGAAGTATGAGGAGTCCCAGACTGAGCTGGAGAGCGCCCAGAAAGAGTCCAGATCCCTTGGCACTGAGCTCTTCAAACTCAAGAACTCTTATGAGGAATCTTTGGATCACCTTGAGACCATGAAGAGGGAGAACAAAAATCTCCAAG AGGAAATTTCTGATCTCACTGAGCAACTTGGTGAGACTGGAAAGAGCATTCATGAGCTTGAGAAGGCCAGGAAGACACTTGAGCAAGAGAAAGCAGAGATCCAGACTGCCCTAGAGGAAGCTGAG GGTACCCTTGAACATGAGGAGGGTAAGATCCTCAGAGCTCAGCTGGAGTTCAATCAGGTCAAAGCTGACATTGAGCGTAAACTTActgagaaggatgaggagatggagcaggCCAAGAGGAACCAGCAGAGAGTGGTGGATACCCTGCAGAGCTCCCTGGAGTCTGAGACTCGCAGCAGGAATGAGGCTCTCAGGgtgaagaagaagatggagggagacctaAATGAGATGGAGATCCAGCTCAGCCAGGCCAACAGGCAGGCAGCTGAGGCCCAGAAGCAGCTTAAGGGTCTCCATTCACATATGAAG GATGCCCAACTGCAGCTGGATGACGCTCTACGTAATAATGATGATCTCAAAGAGAACACTGCTATTGTGGAGAGACGCAGCAATCTGCTACAGGCTGAATTGGATGAGCTCAGGTCTCTGGTGGAGCAGACGGAGAGAGGCCGGAAACTGGCTGAACAGGAGCTGCTGGACGTCAGTGAGAGGGTGCAGCTGCTGCACTCTCAG AACACCAGCCTGCTGAACCAGAAGAAGAAGCTGGAGGGTGATACATCACAATTGCAGAATGAAGTAGAGGAGGCTGTGCAGGAGTGCAGGAATGCAGAGGAAAAGGCCAAGAAGGCCATCACTGATGCTgccatgatggcagaggagctgaagaaggagcaggACACCAGTTCTCATCTGGAGCGCATGAAGAAGAACATGGAGCAGACCATCAAGGACCTGCAGCACCGTCTGGATGAAGCTGAACAAATTGCCATGAAGGGTGGCAAGAAGCAGATCCAGAAGCTGGAGTCCAGG GTGAGAGAGCTGGAAAGTGAGGTGGAAGTGGAGCAACGGAAGGCCAGTGATTCTGTGAAAGGAATCCGTAAATATGAGCGCCGCATCAAGGAGCTCACCTATCAG ACTGAGGAGGACAAAAAGAATTTGCATCGTCTTCAGGATCTGGTGGACAAACTGCAGCTGAAGGTCAAGTCCTTCAAGAGAACATCAGAGGAGGCT GAAGAGCAGGCCAATAGCAACCTGGGCAAGTTCCGCAAGCTGCAGCATGAACTGGATGAGGCTGAGGAGAGAGCTGACATAGCTGAGTCTCAGGTCAACAAGATGAGAGCCAAGAGCCGGGATGCAGGTGGCAAG